One stretch of Thermanaerosceptrum fracticalcis DNA includes these proteins:
- a CDS encoding manganese catalase family protein, producing MWIYEKKLQYPVKVSGKNPRLAKWIITQYGGPDGELGASLRYLNQRYSMPTEQTRALLNDIGTEELAHLEIVGTIVYKLTKDASVEELKAAGLGGHYADHDRALFYVDATGNPWTAAYIQAKGDPIADLVEDMAAEEKARATYNWLINLSDDPCVTDVLRFLREREVVHFQRFGEALNHVQEYMKEKKFF from the coding sequence ATGTGGATTTATGAAAAGAAATTACAGTATCCTGTCAAAGTATCGGGCAAAAACCCCCGCCTGGCCAAATGGATTATTACCCAATATGGGGGGCCGGATGGGGAATTGGGTGCTTCCCTGCGTTATTTGAACCAGCGCTATTCCATGCCTACAGAGCAAACCCGGGCTTTACTTAACGACATTGGTACTGAAGAACTTGCCCATCTGGAGATTGTCGGAACCATAGTTTATAAGCTGACTAAAGATGCCAGCGTTGAAGAATTGAAAGCCGCCGGATTGGGCGGGCACTATGCCGACCACGACAGGGCCCTGTTCTATGTTGACGCTACGGGTAACCCCTGGACCGCTGCCTATATCCAGGCCAAGGGTGATCCTATTGCTGACCTGGTGGAAGATATGGCTGCCGAGGAGAAGGCCCGAGCCACTTACAACTGGCTGATCAACCTTTCCGATGATCCGTGTGTCACTGATGTTTTGCGTTTCCTAAGAGAACGTGAAGTAGTGCACTTCCAGCGTTTCGGCGAAGCCTTAAACCATGTCCAGGAGTATATGAAAGAAAAGAAATTCTTCTAA